The proteins below are encoded in one region of Apium graveolens cultivar Ventura chromosome 4, ASM990537v1, whole genome shotgun sequence:
- the LOC141718625 gene encoding uncharacterized protein LOC141718625 — translation MTQAVSFKSFQAVKPIEFKGEVDPVAARIWLKEMEKAFALTKMEMEFLEWKQGDRSVIEYEANFTELALIEPEYVSLEAQRVKQFQKGLKPEIRSGIVALQPKTYISVVQDALMIESDKRLATKEKGEKKRKFEGGTARSEHEGLSQKFQRLFGKKKTGSSGDRNFRKLDPPVINCKTYGKKHSGQYKENVNYFKYGQKGHFSTECKFENQGVTCFSCGKVRHIARNCRSVTQGNVGRSVSQGSATSTARSRTFKMTKKSLAQDFDVVAGLQFLRHVVSKEGIKVDLVKIEAVSKWEQPKNPIEVKSFLGLARYYQRFVKDFSKITSQLTKLTRKNEKFIWTKKCEESFQELKKRLVSTPVLALPDETGNFVIHSDASLKGLGYVLMQQDKVIAYASRQLKPHE, via the exons ATGACCCAAgctgttagttttaagtctttccagGCTGTGAAACCCATAGAATTTAAAGGTGAAGTGGATCCTGTTGCTGCTAgaatctggttgaaggaaatggagaaggcttTTGCACTCACTAAG ATGGAGATGGAGTTTTTAGAATGGAAGCAAGGAGACAGGAGCGTCATAGAGTATGAAGCCAACTTCACGGAGTTGGCTCTTATAGAACCAGAGTATGTGAGTTTGGAAGCTCAGAGAGTGAAGCAGTTTCAAAAAGGATTGAAGCCAGAGATTAGGAGTGGAATTGTAGCCTTACAACCCAAGACGTATATTTCGGTAGTTCAGGATGCCTTAATGATAGAAAGTGACAAGAGGTTAGCTACTAAAGAGAAAggtgagaagaaaagaaagtttgaaggtggaACTGCAAGGTCAGAACATGAAGGATTAAGCCAGAAGTTTCAGCGCCTCTTTGGGAAGAAAAAGACAGGAAGTTCAGGAGATAGAAATTTCCGCAAGCTAGACCCG CCAGTGATCAACTGCAAGACATACGGAAAAAAGCACAGTGGTCAGTACAAAGAGAACGTCAACTATTTCAAGTATGGCCAAAAGGGTCATTTTTCCACTGAGTGCAAATTCGAGAACCAAGGAGTAACATGTTTTAGCTGCGGCAAAGTGAGGCATATTGCTAGGAATTGTAGATCAGTTACCCAGGGCAATGTAGGAAGAAGTGTGTCCCAAGGATCAGCAACAAGTACCGCCAGATCTAGAACTTTTAAGATGACTAAGAAATCTCTAGCTCAGGATTTcgatgtagttgcag GGCTACAGTTTCTTCGACATGTGGTAAGCAAGGAAGGTATCAAGGTAGACCTTGTAAAGATTGAAGCAGTATCTAAGTGGGAGCAACCAAAGAATCCAATAGAAGTAAAAAGTTTTCTTGGGCTAGCTAGATACTATCaaagatttgtaaaggatttctctAAGATCACATCCCAGTTAACCAAGCTAACTAGGAAGAACGAGAAATTCATTTGGACAaagaagtgtgaagaaagcttcCAGGAACTGAAAAAGAGATTAGTGTCTACTCCAGTACtagcattaccagatgagacAGGAAACTTTGTGATCCATAGCGACGCTTCTTTGAAAGGTTTAGGTTATGTATTGATGCAACAAGACAAAGTCATTGCCTATGCCTCCAGACAATTAAAGCCTCACGAGTAG